The window CGGTCAAAATTCCCGATCACCCGCACCGTCCGGTTGTCATGCGGCAACCGCCGGCGCAACAGCCCTTCGCGCTTTCGAATCTGAAAATGCTGCGCGGTCATCAAGCCCTCCAACTCGGCCGGCGAATACTCCGTCTGATAACCAAACGGCCACGTGCCCATCCACTGCTTCACTTTGCGGTCCAGCACCCCGAGCGACTTTTTGTTCGGCGTCATCATGATCACCTGCCCGCCGGGCTTCAGCACGCGGTACACTTCCCGCAGCGACTGTGTCGGGTCGTGAAAATGCTCGATCACCCCGAGGCACACGATCTTGTCAAAATGATCATCCGGATAGGGCATCGCCAAAATATCCCCGATGTCGAACGAAAAGCGATTGCCCTCGATCTCCATCAGCTCCTCCGCCCGCTCCTTCGCGGAGACGGAGATGTCCAGCCCGTGCCCCTGAATCTCAAACAGCCGCAGCAAACTCAGCAGCACCAGCCCGTCCCCGCAGCCCGCTTCCAGCACGCGGTCGCCGTCTCGAAACAAGACCCCGTTCGAGATAAAATACCCGACCTTATCCATCGACCGCTCCAGCCGCGAGTGCAGGTAGCTGTAGCTGCCCGACTGCGCTGCACGATCCCACACCCGATTCCAATTCGCTTCCGGCGAGCTCATCTTGAACGCCTCCTGTTCATTTAACTCGTTTACGAAAGGTGATGATAATTAATTTTCGGCGCACAGCTTGCTTCTTGTCAACCGAATTTGTACCGGGGGGCGAATTCCTGTAGGATAGGGAAGAGAGGATTCACTAGCAAAAGGTGGGAAACACGTGCTCGAAGATACCGGGGAACGCATCATTCCTGAACTGATGAAACCAACCAACGGCATGCTCCTCGAGCATCTGGCCCGTTATTATTTTGCAGCGCCCTACGTCCAAGGCACCGTGCTTGATTTCGCCACGGGCGCAGGCTACGGCGCGCACATGATCGCCAAGCTGTGCAAAAGCCGCATCGACTCCGTGCTCGGCGTCGACCTCGACCCGGCGGTCGTCGACTATGCGCGGCAGACTTACTATCATCCGCTGGTCAAGTATGACGTCCAAGACGTGCTCGACCCTGACCTGCCGCAGAAGATCGGCCCGTTCGACACCATCCTGTCCTTCGAGACGATCGAGCACATCGCAGACGAAGCGCAGTTCCTTACGAACTGCTACGATCTGCTCGCCCCCGGCGGCACCCTCGTGCTCTCCTCCCCGTTCGGCGCCGGCCGCGGCAAGCCGTGCCTGAGCCCTTGGCATGTGCACCAGTTTACGGAGGACGAGTTCCACGCGCTGTTCGGCGCCTTCCGCGAGGTGGAGTTCTACTACCAGCACGGCGTCCTGTTCGAACCCAAACGCGCAGGCGTCCGCTACCCGTTTGGGATTGCGGTGTGCAAAAAATAAAGGCTGTCTGCAGCGAATCTTCGCGCAGGCAGCCTTTTTTGCTGTTTATTGGTTTAGTAGCCGTCGTAGGCATTTCCGGCACCAATCATACCGGCAGAACTGTGAGGGATCAATTCAATGCGGTGATCTTCGCCTTTTCGAGCGTTCGTGAACGTGTAGTTATACCAAACGCCGCTTTTGGGGTAGTTGGTATTGAAATTCTTCATCCCAACCGGTGTGTTGCCGAGAAATCCATAGCGAACCAAAGTATAATCGATGTTCGCGTTGCCGAGGCTTGTGACATCTTGCCAGCCCGCGATCGTCACCACCTGCGCGCTGTTTGTTACTGTGAACCAGTTGGTCTTGATGGCATATGTATTCCCGCCAGTCCCCCAGGCGCCGGTAAACTCCCAATAAGCGACTGCCGGAGCGGCGGAAGCAATGCCCCCGCTCAAAAGAAAGCAGCCTGCTGCAGCGGCAATCGCAATGTACATTTTGTTCTTCATAGTCTTGGCCTCCCGGGTTTATTTGTCCTCGATCAATACTTTCCACTGATTGTTTTCTTTAAGAAGTGGAAGGGTTTGAGTCTCAGTGTTGTCTCCAAATTGGCCCGTGAGTGTGACCGTGATGTTTTCATCATTCACATAGTTGATTGAAAGAACCTCAAACTTCTTCACCGGATGTTTCTGGAGAAAACGTTGCAGCATTTCCTTTCTCTGCGTTTCGTCCGGGATTCGTTCGTCTTTGCTGTATTTCATGATTTCGTTGATATTACCGGAAGAAACAGCATTCAGGTAATGGGTGACAGCTTGCTTTGCTTCTATTTCAGCAGTTTGAGCGGCATCTGTTGGAGTCGATACGAATGCAAAACCAGCTAGCACTGCTGCGAGAGTAAATGAAACCACAGCCTTCGAGAGATTCATTTCACACACCTCCAAAAAGGATAAAATGATAAATATATCTTACGCATAAAATACCCCCAACTATTATACTAAGTCAACAAAAAATACAGATTATATAATTATTTATGAAAGTTATAAAGTTGAGGAAGTAGATAAGATCTGGGTTCGGGAGTTTTTCCCTTTTCATCATCAAAATTTTTAGTTCGTCCAACTCCTTCTCCATTCCTAAAAAACCCTGTTGTCAGCGGTGCAGAATGGGTGTAGGATTAGTGAGAATGGTTTTCAGTGAGCGAGATATAGGGTGAGGCTTAGTCCGCCTGTAGGATAAAAGGAGATGGATTTACTGTGTTGAAAAAGATGCAACTGACACTGCCGGCTCTGTTGATCGGCTCTTCCGTACTGCTGGGCGCTTGCGGCGCGGAGAAGGAACCGGCAGCTGTGGAGCCGGTGAAGCAGGAACAAAAGGCTGCGGCCGATCTGAACGGCGTGGTCGATGAATACCGCAAGTTCGTCATCGCGCAGTCGGACGAATTTGTCAAATCGACCGAAGCGTTCACCACTGCGGTGAAGGCGGGCGACATCGAGAAGGCGAAAGCGCTCTACGCCCCAACGCGCATGTACTTTGAGCGCATCGAGCCGATCGCCGAATCGCTCGGCGATTTCGATCCGTGGATCGACGCGCGCGAGAACGACGTGCCGGACAGCGAATGGCGCGGGTTCCACAAGCTGGAGAAGGCGCTGTGGGTCGACAACAGCGTCAAAGGCCAGGAAGCGGTCGCCGACCAGCTCCTGCAAGACGTGAAGATGCTCCGCGTCAAAGTGGAAAGCGTGGAGATCGACGCCAACCTGCTCGTGACGGGGGCGGTGGAGCTCTTGAACGAAGTTTCTGCGACCAAGGTCACCGGCGAAGAGGAACGCTACTCGCACACCGACCTGTATGATTTTGCTGCGAACGTGGAAGGCGCGAAGGAGATCTTCAAGGTCATCCGTCCGCAGCTGGAGAAAAAAGACGCAGCTCTTGCTACGGAGATCGACAAGCAATTCGCCGCACTGGAAGAATCGCTCGCTCCGTACCGCAAAGGCGACGGCTATGTGCTGTACACCGAACTGAGCAAGGAACAGACCACCAAGCTCAGCCAAGCGGTCGACGCGCTGGCCGAACCGCTTTCGCAAATGGGCACCGTACTGGAGGGATAAACGATGAGCGACGCGACAAAAGACGACTTGTTGCAAAAGCCCATCTCCCGTCGTGACATGCTGAAGCTCGGCGCCGCAGGTGGCGTCGGGCTTTTGCTTGGCGCGGGAGGGCTGACCGGCGTGCTGGCCGGCACGGGCATGCTGAAAGATTCTGCACAGGCCACCGCCGCGCAAACGGCGAGCGGCACCGTCCCTTTTTACGGGAAGCATCAGGCGGGCATTCTCACCCCGGCGCAGGATTTTATCTGCCTCGGCGCGTTTGATGTCACCACCACCGACCGCGCCGCTCTGCGCACGCTGTTCCAAAAATGGACGGAAGCGTCTGCAAAGCTTGCCCAAGGCCAAGGCGTGGGCGAGGAGAGCGGCAACCCGGTCCTGCCGCCGGTCGACACCGGCGAAGCGATGGGGCTGAACGCGGCCGGGATCACAATCACATTTGGCGTCGGGGCCTCGCTGTTCGACGGCCGCTTTGGCCTTGGCAGCAAGCGCCCGGCCGCGCTGGTCGACCTGCCGGCGTTTGGCGGGGACGAGCTGCAGCCGGAATGGACGGGCGGCGACATCGCCGTGCAAGTCTGCGCCAACGATCCGCAAGTCGCGTTCCACGCGCTGCGCAATCTGGCGCGGATCGCGCGCGGCAAGGCGGTGCTCCGCTGGGTGCAGGACGGCTTCCAGCGCACGCGCACAGCCGATCCGAACGGTGCCACGCCGCGCAACCTGCTCGGCTTCAAGGACGGCACGAACAACCCGGATGTGCAAAAGCAGGATGTCGCCGACGACATCGTCTGGGCGCAAGGGGCGGACGGCCCGAGCTGGATGGACGGCGGCACCTACATGATCATGCGCCGCATCCGCATGCGCATCGAAGTCTGGGACCGCACGCATCTCAATGAACAGGAAGCGACATTCGGACGCCACCGCGACAGCGGAGCGCCGCTGGGCGAGAAAGATGAATTCGCCCCGCTTGATTTTACAAAGCAGGACGACAAGGGCAAACCGATGATCCCGATGAACTCGCACGTCGCCGTCGCCAACATGGGCGGCAAAGTGAAGATTCTCCGCCGTGGCTACTCCTATTCGAGCGGCATCGACCTGAAGACCGGCCAGCTCGACGCGGGACTCTTGTTCATCTGCTTCAACCGTGACCCCCGCCGTCAATTTATCCCGATGCAGCAAGCGTTGGCTGCCCAAGACAAACTCAATGAGTACATCGTGCACGTCGGCAGTGCGATCTTCGCCTGCCTGCCGGGCGCCAAAGCGGGCGGCTACATCGGGGAGACTTTATTCTAAACGGGGGCAAGCGGACATGAATCTGAAATCATTGCTATCTACTCTTTTGATCGGCCTGCTGCTCTTCACCGCCACCGCGTCGTACGCGGCGACCCCGCAGGACAACCGGCTGATCGCGCTGGCCAGCGACGCGCTGGTCAATGCGGGCGGCGACGACTGGGACCGCACGAAAGCGGATCTCGCCGAGATGAACACGCTTTGGGCGGAGGCGAATGACACCTCCGCGGCAGGCCAAGCGGTCAGCGCAGCGCTGACGGCAGCCGAAACGGCGGCAGGCAAAACGCCGTTTGACCGCGCCGCGGCCTACAAGGCGGTCTCGGCGCTGGCCAAAGCGGTCGATGAATACGTCTCGTCCCATGAGGCGGAGCAAGGCGGGGCGAAGGCGCAGGAAAATGTCAAAGCGCTGCTGCCGCATCTGAAACGGGCGCTGTCGTCCACCGAAGCGGGCGATACTGCGGCGGCGAAAGCGGCGTACAGCTCGTTTATCAGCGGCTGGGCCAAAGCGGAAGGCCCGCTGCGCAAGGAAAACGTCGGACTGTACGGCAAAGTGGAAACGAAGATCAGCGGTGCGCGCATCGCGCTGAACACCGCACCGCCGGACGCGGAAAAAGCGAAGGCGAGCCTGCAGGATGTGATCCGGCTGCTCGAAGATTACGTCGCCGGCAAGGTGCAGACGTCCGACGCAGCCGCCGGGGAATCCCGCTCGGTCGCCGACCTGCAGCAGTTGCTCAGCGGCGCGCTGACCGATGTGCAGGACGAAAAAGCGGCCGCTGCGGCGGCGAAGCTCGAAGAGATCATCGCTGCCTGGCCGTCGGTGGAAGGACAAGTGCTGACCCGTTCGCCGGAAGCGTATGCGCGGATTGAAACGAAGATGACGTCCGTGCCGAGCTTCCTGCTCTCCTCGCCGCCCGATCTGAAGAAGGCGGAGAGCATGATCCGCGATCTGCAGACGGAGCTGGAGCCGTATGCGGATGCGGCGTCGTACACGGCGTGGGATGCCGGGCTGATCCTGTTCCGCGAAGGCTTGGAGGCGATCCTCGTCATCACCGCCCTGCTCGCGTTCCTGAACAGGAGCGGCAACGCTGACAAGCGCAAATGGGTCTGGACGGGCGCCGGCACGGGCATCGTGCTGTCCGGCGTGCTGGCGGTCGTGCTGAGTCTCGTGTTCAACACAGCGACGGCCGGCAGCTCCCGCGAGCTGATCGAAGGCTATACGGGCCTGATCGCCGTCGTCTTCATGCTGACGGTCGGGGCGTGGCTGCACAGCAAGTCGAACCTCAAGCTCTGGAACCAGTTTATCGAGAAGACGCTCGGCGCCGTGCTGGCGCGCGGCGCGCTGTGGTCGCTGGCGGCGACCGCCGGCCTCGCCGTGCTGCGCGAAGGCGCGGAGACGATCATCTTCTACCTCGGCATGGCGCCGAGCATCAGCCTGTCGCAGCTGTTGATCGGCATCGGCGGGGCGCTGGCGGTGCTGGCGGTGATCGCGTTTGCGATCCTCAAGCTGAGCGCGCGGATTCCGGTCCGCCCGTTCTTCCTCGTCGCCAGCCTCCTGCTGTACTACCTCGCGTTCAAGTTCATCGGCGTCAGCGTGCACGCGCTGCAAGTGTCTGGACAGCTGCCGTCGCACCTGTCGGACGCGCTGCTGCAAGCGCCGTCCCTCGGCATCTACGCAACGTGGGAAACCACCGTGCCGCAGCTGGTCGTCCTCGTGGTCGTCCTGTGGAACGTGGTGCGCACCGAGCGCAAGAATGCGCGGCTGAAACAAAGCGTGGCAGCATGATCATAAAAAAACACCACCGGGGCTGCCAAAGCGGCGACCGGTGGTGTTTTTATTATTGATAGAAGCCCAGCTGGTAGCCAAACGGGTCGCGGACATACAGCTCGCGTTGGCCGTAGGGCTGGTCGACCACTTTGACGTCTTCGGTGATCGCACCGGATGCCAGAAACTCTTCGCGCAAATCGTCGATGTTCTCCACGTGGATGTAGAAGTGCACGCCGTGCGCAGTCACCGGGTTCGGCTTGCCTTTCCCGATGTGGACCTGCAAGCCGTCGCGTTCCACGCCATTGTAGTCCCACTCGGAGACGAACTGCACGTTGAAGCCGAGCTTTTCGGTATAATACGCCATCGCCGCGTCGAGGTCTTCCACCATGATGATCGAAATGACCCCTTTGAATTTCGTCTTTTGCGTCAACTTGATACCCTCCTTCTGTTTCGGGTATATTTTACCATAAAAGGAGGCGTTTTCTGATGGAATACTGGCAGCGCGGCATTCGCGAAGTCTATGACGTCATCGCCAGAGCGGGCGGAGGGCCGCACCTGCGCGTCGGACAGGTCTTGGCGCCGGGGCGCTGGGCGGACTTTGATCCGTTTTTGATCATGATGGAAGACTGGTTTCAGCAGGGCACGTTCGATTTTCACCCCCATCGGGGTCTGGAGACGGTGACCTACGTCATCGAAGGCAAGTTGAAGCATGAGGACAACAACGGCGGCTACGGCGTGCTCGAACCGGGCGACGTGCAATGGATGACGGCAGGGCGCGGTGTGTTGCACACCGAAGATCCGCTGC of the Tumebacillus sp. BK434 genome contains:
- the efeO gene encoding iron uptake system protein EfeO; the protein is MLKKMQLTLPALLIGSSVLLGACGAEKEPAAVEPVKQEQKAAADLNGVVDEYRKFVIAQSDEFVKSTEAFTTAVKAGDIEKAKALYAPTRMYFERIEPIAESLGDFDPWIDARENDVPDSEWRGFHKLEKALWVDNSVKGQEAVADQLLQDVKMLRVKVESVEIDANLLVTGAVELLNEVSATKVTGEEERYSHTDLYDFAANVEGAKEIFKVIRPQLEKKDAALATEIDKQFAALEESLAPYRKGDGYVLYTELSKEQTTKLSQAVDALAEPLSQMGTVLEG
- the efeB gene encoding iron uptake transporter deferrochelatase/peroxidase subunit; its protein translation is MSDATKDDLLQKPISRRDMLKLGAAGGVGLLLGAGGLTGVLAGTGMLKDSAQATAAQTASGTVPFYGKHQAGILTPAQDFICLGAFDVTTTDRAALRTLFQKWTEASAKLAQGQGVGEESGNPVLPPVDTGEAMGLNAAGITITFGVGASLFDGRFGLGSKRPAALVDLPAFGGDELQPEWTGGDIAVQVCANDPQVAFHALRNLARIARGKAVLRWVQDGFQRTRTADPNGATPRNLLGFKDGTNNPDVQKQDVADDIVWAQGADGPSWMDGGTYMIMRRIRMRIEVWDRTHLNEQEATFGRHRDSGAPLGEKDEFAPLDFTKQDDKGKPMIPMNSHVAVANMGGKVKILRRGYSYSSGIDLKTGQLDAGLLFICFNRDPRRQFIPMQQALAAQDKLNEYIVHVGSAIFACLPGAKAGGYIGETLF
- a CDS encoding class I SAM-dependent methyltransferase produces the protein MSSPEANWNRVWDRAAQSGSYSYLHSRLERSMDKVGYFISNGVLFRDGDRVLEAGCGDGLVLLSLLRLFEIQGHGLDISVSAKERAEELMEIEGNRFSFDIGDILAMPYPDDHFDKIVCLGVIEHFHDPTQSLREVYRVLKPGGQVIMMTPNKKSLGVLDRKVKQWMGTWPFGYQTEYSPAELEGLMTAQHFQIRKREGLLRRRLPHDNRTVRVIGNFDRLINLFVEDWGFFSYVFATK
- a CDS encoding FTR1 family protein, which codes for MNLKSLLSTLLIGLLLFTATASYAATPQDNRLIALASDALVNAGGDDWDRTKADLAEMNTLWAEANDTSAAGQAVSAALTAAETAAGKTPFDRAAAYKAVSALAKAVDEYVSSHEAEQGGAKAQENVKALLPHLKRALSSTEAGDTAAAKAAYSSFISGWAKAEGPLRKENVGLYGKVETKISGARIALNTAPPDAEKAKASLQDVIRLLEDYVAGKVQTSDAAAGESRSVADLQQLLSGALTDVQDEKAAAAAAKLEEIIAAWPSVEGQVLTRSPEAYARIETKMTSVPSFLLSSPPDLKKAESMIRDLQTELEPYADAASYTAWDAGLILFREGLEAILVITALLAFLNRSGNADKRKWVWTGAGTGIVLSGVLAVVLSLVFNTATAGSSRELIEGYTGLIAVVFMLTVGAWLHSKSNLKLWNQFIEKTLGAVLARGALWSLAATAGLAVLREGAETIIFYLGMAPSISLSQLLIGIGGALAVLAVIAFAILKLSARIPVRPFFLVASLLLYYLAFKFIGVSVHALQVSGQLPSHLSDALLQAPSLGIYATWETTVPQLVVLVVVLWNVVRTERKNARLKQSVAA
- a CDS encoding glyoxalase superfamily protein yields the protein MTQKTKFKGVISIIMVEDLDAAMAYYTEKLGFNVQFVSEWDYNGVERDGLQVHIGKGKPNPVTAHGVHFYIHVENIDDLREEFLASGAITEDVKVVDQPYGQRELYVRDPFGYQLGFYQ
- a CDS encoding DUF4878 domain-containing protein, with the translated sequence MNLSKAVVSFTLAAVLAGFAFVSTPTDAAQTAEIEAKQAVTHYLNAVSSGNINEIMKYSKDERIPDETQRKEMLQRFLQKHPVKKFEVLSINYVNDENITVTLTGQFGDNTETQTLPLLKENNQWKVLIEDK
- a CDS encoding class I SAM-dependent methyltransferase, encoding MLEDTGERIIPELMKPTNGMLLEHLARYYFAAPYVQGTVLDFATGAGYGAHMIAKLCKSRIDSVLGVDLDPAVVDYARQTYYHPLVKYDVQDVLDPDLPQKIGPFDTILSFETIEHIADEAQFLTNCYDLLAPGGTLVLSSPFGAGRGKPCLSPWHVHQFTEDEFHALFGAFREVEFYYQHGVLFEPKRAGVRYPFGIAVCKK